The following proteins come from a genomic window of Daphnia carinata strain CSIRO-1 chromosome 8, CSIRO_AGI_Dcar_HiC_V3, whole genome shotgun sequence:
- the LOC130700383 gene encoding inositol hexakisphosphate kinase 1-like, whose product MVCWAVNDEKAVLDSATALSNKMEVQPNAKKCKFQDQSEMELPCLPADPCPEMRPFCHQVGGHTQFLQLDQSTVCKPLIPRELSFYLNAPADICTFTPKCKGVIQTWHQEGRQYWKRFAMDEISVTADHSEISSNTRHDAPLRISLAGHEAISYHPAHTYTDGSSQFFMMLENVASASKFERPCVLDLKMGTRQHGDDASAEKRNRQMAKCAASTSASLGLRLCGMKVYEATSDKFFVQDKYFGRRLDADGLRKALVQFFASGGARRAGIIGAILERLRLLRKAIEQQDTFRFYSSSLLIVYEGCDEHCEFFLGRDYHFLTPPLARRSSEPESTDVSCYKPARCSSDAQIPRLNEVAIPSQVSIADTNDCYLTDSCETQSFGTSPQSVDSGLDCLMMEQASSLSSTNECCWKGVNGQGRYKPILKNSSTSYECDNSTDSTDSGVFSLPMVKQQFKKLKKQSTTYTDSEEESDVMWLEDGQQVSMELSGEEDGELTPVLEVSRTEEFTANGSQDKPNPAKADNCWADCVDVRMIDFAHTTFSGYLGLDERVHWGPDNGYLFGLENLTDILSELQGFSAHQRNALSY is encoded by the exons ATGGTGTGTTGGGCAGTGAACGACGAAAAAGCTGTATTGGATTCAGCAACCGCCCTTAGTAATAAAATGGAAGTCCAACCCAACGctaaaaaatgcaaattccAAGATCAGTCGGAAATGGAGCTGCCATGTCTTCCTGCAGATCCGTGTCCGGAAATGCGTCCTTTCTGCCATCAG GTCGGAGGACATACCCAATTTTTGCAGCTGGATCAGTCCACCGTTTGCAAGCCTCTCATTCCGCGGGAGTTGAGTTTTTATCTGAACGCACCAGCTGACATTTGCACCTTTACACCCAAGTGCAAAG GTGTGATCCAGACGTGGCACCAAGAAGGTCGTCAATACTGGAAACGATTCGCAATGGATGAAATCAGCGTCACGGCCGATCATTCAGAAATCTCTTCCAATACTCGGCACGATGCTCCATTGAG GATATCTCTGGCCGGCCATGAAGCCATTTCTTACCATCCTGCGCACACCTACACTGATGGATCATCTCAAT TTTTCATGATGCTGGAGAACGTAGCATCCGCATCGAAATTCGAGCGGCCCTGCGTGCTGGACTTGAAGATGGGCACCAGACAACACGGTGACGATGCATCCGCCGAGAAACGGAACCGGCAAATGGCCAAATGCGCAGCTAGCACTTCCGCTTCTCTCGGACTCCGGCTCTGTGGCATGAAG GTGTACGAAGCCACATCGGACAAGTTCTTTGTCCAGGACAAGTATTTTGGAAGGAGACTTGATGCTGATGGACTACGTAAGGCGTTGGTCCAGTTCTTCGCTAGTGGCGGGGCTCGTCGTGCTGGAATTATTGGAGCCATCCTGGAACGTCTGAGGCTTCTCCGCAAAGCTATTGAACAGCAGGACACATTTCGATTCTATTCGAG TTCTTTGTTGATCGTCTACGAAGGATGCGATGAACATTGCGAATTTTTTCTCGGTCGTGATTACCATTTCCTCACTCCTCCACTTGCTAGACGATCTAGCGAGCCGGAGTCAACTGATGTGAGTTGTTACAAACCAGCGAGATGCAGCTCGGACGCGCAAATTCCACGACTAAATGAAGTGGCCATTCCAAGCCAAGTATCCATCGCAGACACTAACGATTGTTACTTGACGGACAGCTGTGAAACTCAGTCTTTTGGTACGAGTCCACAATCCGTTGACAGCGGACTCGATTGCCTCATGATGGAACAAGCTTCGTCGCTGTCCAGCACCAATGAGTGCTGCTGGAAGGGTGTGAATGGCCAGGGCCGTTACAAGCCTATTTTAAAGAATTCATCGACGAGTTACGAGTGTGACAATTCAACAGACAGCACAGACAGTGGAGTCTTCTCTTTGCCAATGGTTAAacagcaatttaaaaaattgaagaaacaaTCGACGACTTACACGGACAGCGAAGAAGAAAGCGATGTGATGTGGCTGGAGGATGGCCAGCAGGTTTCAATGGAGTTGTCAGGCGAGGAAGATGGCGAATTGACGCCCGTGCTGGAAGTCAGCCGGACGGAAGAGTTCACAGCAAATGGAAGCCAAGACAAACCGAATCCAGCTAAAGCGGATAATTGCTGGGCAGATTGTGTCGATGTCCGAATGATCGATTTCGCGCACACGACCTTCTCTGGTTACCTCGGATTGGACGAACGGGTTCATTGGGGCCCCGACAACGGATATCTTTTCGGTCTTGAAAATTTGACAGACATTTTAAGCGAATTGCAAGGATTTTCTGCTCATCAGAGAAACGCCTTATCTTATTGA